CACCATCTTCGTTCGCGTCCTTACCTAGACCATCGTCCTCAGCAACATTAAGATTCCTAAAGATTGTAATTAAAAAGAGGCAGCAACAGGAATGATATATGATTAGCTAAGGCCATTACGCCATGGATGCTAGTGAGGATACACACATGAGCTATTCTCAAATGGGCAATCAAAGCACATTATAACGTTAATGCAATATCAAAGACAACGagaaaaaaagttgaagaTTGCAATATAGCTTCGCATGTTTgctgttctttttcttttgttaagtACCTTTTTAAGCTCAATCAAAACATTAGTGTTTAGGCAAACGTTTAGAACTAAAGTACAGTTGATGAAAAGCTAGTGTTCaaaaattacatagaattcAAACACATCAGGATTTCtataaaacaataagaaataGAGTTGGAGAACAAAGACGTTGGCATGCCTTATCTTCCCAAATGTAGAAAAGATGGTATGAGTAACCAGCATTGAAGGCTTCGAAGAAACCCGGGGCTCTGCAAACCAGCGTGACGGAGCACCCCTCAGTATTATGGTATCAGGCTCTTGCCTCCCTCTCGTCGAAAGCCCTGCGAAAGGAACCAAACTTTATCGAACCAAATTCACTTAAATTAAACTCCATCGAAATTCAAAGCTCAACCTGAGGCTCTGAGCCGATAAAAATCATTACAAACCCCGACTTCCAAAAGCGTAAAACTCCTCCCAAGCTTTCTTCATGGCCTCAAAATTATCAGACTCCGGAACGTCGACGTTTAGCTTGTACTTGACCCCTTCGATATTGAGCTCAATCCCATCCATTTTCTCAACAATGTACTTTCTCCAGTCCAGGaacttcttctccaactcctTTAcgtcattttcttcttcctcaccaTCGTTTCTCTTACTGGTCTTGTTCAGAAACCCCAGGTTGCGAATGAACAGTGTACCGAAAGCTATAGGGTCGTCGCGCTTGCGCTTCTTGAGGTCCTTGAGCCGTCTGATCTGGAGGTCATCTTCAGGGACGGTGATGGAGACAGAAAGCGAGTTCTTTAGGAAGTCTATGAGCGTCTGCTTCATCTTCCACTCATCGATGGGTTTGGTCACAACTTGGCTCGACGAGTACACTGTGAGATTAAGCCTAACGCGTGGCACCAGCGACAATCCATTCTCCATCTCTAGGGTTTCAGTAGGAGGTAGTGAATCCAACGGTTTGTTCGTCATCTCTGCAAATTAGGTTTCAGAAGGAGCCAATAGCTTCCGCAGAGTCTCTCAAGAAGAAGGCAAAACTAATGAAACGCCGCTTTTAGCTAATTTAATCTATCAAAGATATACCACGACGTCGTTTGGCAAGGCTGGCAAGATGACAAGATGTTCTCACTTTATGACGTGGCACGCGGCAATCGATCCGGACATCGCAACGTGTcattaccaaaaaagaaactgtaTAAGAAGTCAATCGAAGCAAAACTCACAGAatgagaagagagagatggggcTGCTGTGTTGTTTCGATGGAGGCAACAACGcacagagaaaagaagaagacagaaTAGCCTCCGCGGAAGCTCTTGCCAAAGCTGCCGAAGCCGCCCAGAGAAGGTATATATAGATTTTCTCAATCGATCGTTTTCATTTTCGAAATTTGGATATCTGAATTCGTTTGGGCATCGTCAATTGACATCTAGTTGCAACCAAACTTATGTAAAGATGTGATTTTTGGATCGATTAATAATTTTCCTTTCATAAAGTATATGTTTTTCGTTTAATTTCATCATGAATAGGGAAAAATTAGATGAAAGTGATGACGGAAGaaggaaacaaataaaaatggttTATGAAACggatttaaatttttgtaaacACATAAAATTGCCTGTGTATTTAAGCAATTTTCAACGCCATAGGATATTTCTGCCTGCAGGATTTGGCTTTGattgtaataataataaaattaaaacgtGTGTGTGCTAGCATTATATGGCAACTCCATGGAGACTTTACTTATGTACCCACATAATGGTTTCTTCATTATTTGAATGAACTAATATAATGCAACCACAATTGCAGGCAAGAAGAATTCGAAAAGTCTGCAGCAGGAAGAGCTGCGCGTGCACAGCAACAGGCGGCTGCAAAGCAAGCTGCCAGCGGTAACAAAGGGGAACCAGTATTAAAGGTTTGAGTACtgaatttccaagttttttgttggaaaattGATGCTGATGTATCTGAGCTACACTGTCAACATCTTCAATAATATCATAGGACTGTCCTGTAGGTTTTAGTGGTTTAAATGCCAATCTCTGTTGCTTTAATGCTAATTTTAGATGATGCTGAGAAAATATGACCTATGATGTCATTCTATGATGTATTTTATTCTTATGATGTGCTgggtttcaaaattttttgcCACCTTTGCACTCTTGATACCAAAGTGTGATGTGCATGTTTGTTGAAATCAGATAGTTCATATGTTTGACTATTTGTTCGTGTTGTGGATGCAGTGGTCGATGGGTTGAGGCGGAGCTTTCGTCTCTCCAACAACTTCCAATTGTAAGTTTATGAACGGGATATACCCTGTAAAATAAGTTTTCTGTCAATTATCATCCTGTCATGGTTTCAACTTATGGGTGAAAATAAGTTTCATATGACACACATCTTTGTAGGCTATAAGTCCGTCCGTTTTGGGCATATTATCTTTGATATATGGGACTTTAGAAAAGATAAAGTAGTAAAGAATGTCTATGTAACAGGGTGAATATTAATTCTGATAGACgggattttctttttgtctaaGAATTTCTTAAGCAAGGAAGATAGTGTTACAGCTATCACATTCAAGAAGTTCACACCTACAGTCAacagttttttctttcttttttataaacagTTTcgacatttttgtttttgttgttttcacATTTTACGTTTGTTTTCTCTGCAGTGTTTATACAGATACAACCATGTTTGGACTGCCAATTCCTCTTCTGCCTAGAACAAACACTCCAGATCTCCAAAGCAAACTTTGTTTATGAATCAACATTCACTCTGTCATTTATTGTGTATATGGAATGTCAGGAGAACAATAACAATTGCAAAATTCTTGCTTTGGTGCATCATCTAATAATGAAATCTGGCCATTAATTTCTCTGTGCAACAAAGTTTAGCTTTGCTTATAGTTGCTCCATCTAGTGACATAATTTCGACTACAATTTATCAGTGGAACAAGCAATAACCTTCCTCCTATACGTACAAAGTCTATTATTCTCTAAGGAGCCTTCTCTTTGAACTGGAGCTGACAGTGTAAACTTGAGAATAATTGGGAAGCCACAAAATTATTACACAAAACTTTGAACCGGAGCTGACAGCTGAAGCTCATGTGCAGCTTGAAAAAAGTCTG
The window above is part of the Prunus dulcis chromosome 1, ALMONDv2, whole genome shotgun sequence genome. Proteins encoded here:
- the LOC117615433 gene encoding uncharacterized protein LOC117615433 isoform X1, whose amino-acid sequence is MTNKPLDSLPPTETLEMENGLSLVPRVRLNLTVYSSSQVVTKPIDEWKMKQTLIDFLKNSLSVSITVPEDDLQIRRLKDLKKRKRDDPIAFGTLFIRNLGFLNKTSKRNDGEEEENDVKELEKKFLDWRKYIVEKMDGIELNIEGVKYKLNVDVPESDNFEAMKKAWEEFYAFGSRGLSTRGRQEPDTIILRGAPSRWFAEPRVSSKPSMLVTHTIFSTFGKIRNLNVAEDDGLGKDANEDGGDLISGLHCKIVVQFEKYQDFYNTFKVLCGRSFQKQGSQLRADYEVTWDKDGFFRFSRNQPHENSSRIRETATTQHRSEAPRHRQHISQFSSNQAPRKRFKVRN
- the LOC117615433 gene encoding uncharacterized protein LOC117615433 isoform X2; this encodes MTNKPLDSLPPTETLEMENGLSLVPRVRLNLTVYSSSQVVTKPIDEWKMKQTLIDFLKNSLSVSITVPEDDLQIRRLKDLKKRKRDDPIAFGTLFIRNLGFLNKTSKRNDGEEEENDVKELEKKFLDWRKYIVEKMDGIELNIEGVKYKLNVDVPESDNFEAMKKAWEEFYAFGSRGLSTRGRQEPDTIILRGAPSRWFAEPRVSSKPSMLVTHTIFSTFGKIRNLNVAEDDGLGKDANEDGGDLISGLHCKIVVQFEKYQDFYNTFKVLCGRSFQKQGSQLRADYEVTWDKDGFFRFSRNQPHENSSRIRETATTQHRSEAPRHRQHISQFSSNQAPRKRFKE